The segment ACTTCAAATCAGAAGAAGGTGCCCAGTCCTGAGTTTTGTAATCAAATGGGATAAAGCCCACCTGACATCCTACTGAATCAACAAAATCACCAGTTAATCGATATGTAAAAAACCCTGAAAGAAATAAAAATTTATATGTTTTTTCCCATATTTCGGGCTGATACTGACGTATCCAGTTTGCTTCAGATTCTGTAATAAAATACTCAACTGCTTCAAGCATATTTACTACTTTCAGGCCTGCTTTTATATACCAGGGCAGCTTTACGATCGATTTATCCGCACGGCGCTGATCAAGCCACACAATGGCAGGGCGCAATGGCTTGCCGTTTTTATCTACATTAATAACGGTATCGCGCTGCGTTGTCAGGGTTACACCACGGATAGCGTCTTTTTTTACTTTCCCTTTTGCTAACAGCTTTTTTGTGGTTGTGCACAATGTTCTCCAGTAATACTCGGGGTCCTGCTCGGCCCAGCCGGGATAATTACTGAAATACGGCTCAATAGGGGTTTTTACTATATCAACAACATTACCCTGCAAATTAAATACTATGGCACGAATGGATTGAGTACCTGCATCAATTGATAATATTAGTTCATTTTTAGGCATATAGCTCACCTGTTTTAATAATAGAGTTTTTTGCCTTTGTACAACAGGGGTGCAGTATAAATCAATATAAAAAAATATTGCAATTTATTTTTCAATACCCTGTAACCTTCTTCCATTAAGGAAGATATGGATTGCCAATGCCCATCTTCTAAAAATTGATGCAACTTATCAACTATTGATACAATCTACTGCCAATAAGTGATTACATCATCTCTATCAAACATCACAAACCCCTTATAATCAGCATCTTTTTTTCGTATATACAGGTTTGTGAGATAATTATACACATCTTTTTTTATTGTACCAGGCTTGATAAAATGCTGGGCTAGCAACACCTGTATTCCTTCATGTGAAACCGGAAAATATCCTCGTGTTGCAAGCACATATCGCACTAGTGACTCAGCAACATAGAATAATGCTGTAACACATTCTCTGTAATTGTTGGCTTTGTAATTACTTATAAAGCTTATAAATTTGCTTTTAATGAGATTAAAAATATCATCTAATCCCTGCGTTGTCTCAACCATACGATATCACCTTCCAGGATTTCTTTGCCTATTGCCACCGTATGCAGGCCATTTGTATCTATAACAAGGAAATGCAAAAGTATCTCAGGTGAAACATCTATATTCCATTGCTCAATAATTTTCTCAAGTTTTTTAACATCTGATGTTTGTTCTACAACAATTGCTACATCTACATCACTGTATTCATTGCTTTGCCCTTTGCTTCGTGAGCCATATACAATAACACTTGTCACTTGATTAAAACTACTGATATACTCAACAAAGCTTGAAATTAATTGCTCCTCGTAAGGTGTTAATTTTTTGCTTCTTATCATTTATAATCCTTTACTATCTAGCATAATAATTGTGTTGTAGTGTACACAAAGTCAAGACATTTAATGGAATTGATTTTTATTTGTGTAAAAATAATATTATAACAGTACCATCTTTAAAAAAATAGTATTGCACAAATTGCTTATGCTATAGTGTAGTGTAGATTACACGAGGTGCACAATGTTTACACTCATTGAATCAAAACCAGTGGCATATAACCATTATCTGCTCACACTGCAAACAGACTGCCTTACAAGTACTCCTGGACAATTTATCAACATCAAGGTGAACACAGCTACAGACCCGCTGATACGGCGTCCATTTTCAATCTTTGACCAAACCGGCAACACATTGCAGATTGTAGTGCGTGTAGTTGGCAGAGGTACACAGCAAATTGTAAACCTTCAGCCTGGATTAATAGATTGCATTGGTCCTTTTGGCAAAGGGTTTTCAATAGTTAAAGGTAAAAAGGCGCTTTTAGTAGGTGGCGGTGTGGGAAATGCTCCATTGTATTATTTAGCAAAAATGCTTGCTGCAGTACATACGCAGGTTACATATATCTGGGGAGCTCGCTCTGAGTCTGACATTTTTATGTTAGACAGTTACAAAGAGCTATCGCACACCTGCATTGTAACCACAGATGATGGCACCTACGGCATCAAGGGTAATCCCGTTGAAGCAGCAAAAGACATCGTAAGCAAAACTGCATTTGACATTGTGTACACCTGCGGTCCCGAAATCATGATGAAACGCCTTTCACATGAGCTATCGCACTTGCCTATTGAAGCTTCGCTAGAACGTTACTTTGGCTGTGGCATTGGCCTGTGCTTTGGATGCGCAGTGGCAACTAAAGAAGGCTATAAGCGTGCCTGTGTTGACGGCCCAGTGTTTGACGCACACTCCGTGCTATGGGATGCACCATAATTATTTAAACAGGGGCGATAGTTTCTTGAAAATTTCAGTACCTGCCCTTTCTAAAATCATAAACGAAATTGTTTCCGTAGGATATACTATTGCACCTGCTTGCCTCAGTGCATGGATTGCCATTTCCCATTCATGCGTGCGGCGTGAACACACAGCATCTGATGCGATGATGACATTGTAATTATTTTTAAGCAGTGACAGCGCAGTAGTCAGCACACAGATGTGGGTTTCTATTCCACATAAAATGATATTGCTGCGCTTTATCCTTGCAACCTGCTCACGGATGGTATCGTCCTTCATGCAGTCAAATGCTAACTTATCATACGCTACCACACCTTCAAGCCTATCCATCAACTCTTTTATGGTAGGACCTAGTCCCTTGCGGTATTGCTCGGTTAGCACTATTGGCAAGCTGTACTGCTTTGCAAGTTCAATAAGAATGCCTACATTTTTAGCTACTTTCTTGCGCATCTCATATTCCATTGAGTTAAACAAGCTGTCCTGCACATCAATGATAAACAGTGCAGTGTCATCAGGTGTAATATAAAATTTTTGAATATCCATAGTAATCACCGTATTACATTATCTATAGATTCAAGTATATCTTCATCTTTTTTTTTCATTTTCTTTAAAATCTGTTCCTTTTGCTTTTCAGATACATTGATGTGAGGTAATTTTGTTGTGGGCAATGTACTGCCACTTGCACATTTGCTACACTCTTCCTGTGGCTCGGTGCCGGGTATAAAAAGCTCATCAATTACTTTTTTACAATAATATGATGGCAATAGCCCTGATTCAGCGCACACTTTTGCAGTAGTAATATTCCCATACGCAGCAAACTCCAGCACTGGCTCCTTTTGCAGTGCACAGCTCATATAATCACCCCACACCGGTGCAACAACCGCACCACCAGATTGCCCTGGCCCAAGCGACAACCCTTTGCCATCATATCCCATCCATATTCCGGTGACAAGTTGCGGGGTAAATCCTACAAACCATGCATCGCGAAAGTTACTGGTAGTACCAGTTTTGCCTGCAACAGGTCTTCCAATGGCAGCTGCCCGTCCGGTACCTGATGAAATGACTGATTGCATGAGGCTAATCACTATACGTGTTGCTTCAGGAGGCACTATCTGTATTGAGCCATCTTTTTCTTGCTCAGCAAGTTCTGCCATAATTTCTTCTTCTGGATTATAAATGATTTTGCCAGTTTTATCCTGTACATAGCGTATTGTGTATGGAATAACATTTTTTCCATTATTAGCAATAATAGCGTATGCACGCGACAACTCAAATGGACTGACCTCAAATGAACCAAGTGCAATAGAAAAATTGCGTGGAACTCTCTCTTTCAATTCATTGCGAGATATTTTCAATAATTTTGCAAAGTAATCGAGCACCGTATCAATACCTAAGGCATCAGCAATACGTACCGACACAACGTTGATGGACAACGCAAGTGCACGCCGCAGTGTCACAAGCCCGTAATATTCACCTTCGTAATTCTCGGGTATCCAGTCCCCACCTTCTAAGTCAAGATACAAAACTGGCGAATCCATAATGGTGGTGGCTGCGGTGAATTTTTTTGAATCAATTGCTGCAGTGTACAAAAGCGGTTTAATTGCCGAGCCAGCTTGCCGCCTTGACTGCATTACACGGTTAAGCTGATTGGTGCTTGTAAAATCGCTTCCGCCAACCATTGCTTCAACATAGCCATTTGTTGGATTGATTGAAATAAGGCAGCCTTCCACATTCATAAATTCCTTTTGATCCCAGCTGCCTTCAAAATACTGCTGCAAAATATCTTCTATGCTATCAAGACCTGTTATTAAGTTTAGGGCTTGCAGTTCCCACAGAAGGCCATCTTTCATATACCGGTTAAATTTGCGCTTTTCAGCTGACCCGCTTTCTTTTATTGGTGGTAGCCCAAACATCATATTCAATAAATTTACTTCATCAGCAAAGCGGTTTGATATGTACTCGTCATTGTCAAATGTCAGGCTGCGCGATATAACTGTTTGCTTTTCTACAGCCTCTTTCAACAGCTTTTGTGCACACTGCTGCTTATCAACATCTAACGTAGTGTACACAGTAAGCCCGTCTTCGTACACTGCCTTTTCACCAAACTTTGCAACTAATATACGGCGTATGTGCTCGGTAAACCACGGCGCTTTGTTCACACGCGATGACCATGCAGTCATGGTTGGTGGCAAATCGTTAATGTAGGCAAGATAATCCGGCCAAAAATCTAGATATGCCTTCTCAGCCTGTTGCACAGTGATATACCCCATATCTACCATCTTGGCAAGTGCTACTCTGTGGCGCTCCATTGAAAGGCGCGGATTTTTTAATGGCGATAGTACATTGGGAGCAGACGGCAGTGTGGCAAGCAAGCTGCATTCAGCTAAATTTAAATCCCACACATGCTTGCCAAAATAAAATTTGGCTGCTGATTCAACACCGTATGTTCCATGCCCCAAAAAAATCTGATTGAGATACATTTCCATAATCTCATTTTTTGTGTAAAACATCTCAATCATGAGCGAAATAAATGCTTCCTTTACCTTGCGGTATATGGATCGCTCCCCTGATGTAAGCAATATCTTGGCAAGCTGTTGCGTGATGGTGCTTCCACCCTGCTTAACGCGTCCCGAAACAAGGTTAACAAAAAAAGCTCTCACAATACCTTTGGGATTTATCCCAAAGTGCTCATAAAATTCATTATCTTCCATTGCAATGAATGCCTGCACAACATACGGTGGTATTCGTTTAAGAGGTACTACTTCACGCTTTTCTTTGAAAAATTCTGCTATTAGCACGTTATTCTTGTCATATATCTTTGTTGTCTGATATGGGGTGTAATGTGCAAGTGCCCTCACTTTATAAAAATCTATAATGAGAATAACAATAAATGCTATGATGGCACCCACAACAAGACCAATAAGTATCGGTCGGATGTTACCAAAGCGCAACTCCAGTGCATATATAATATCCTCAAAAAAATTAACAATGCGTGTAAAAAAATCACCTGTAGAAGAGTATGATTTTTTACTGAATGTTCTGTTCAACTGGTATCGCCGCATGATATATATACACACAGTACAACAAAATTAGTATGGAATAAACAAAGTTTAACCTTTCAAGCAAGTCAACACATTATTGCAACAATTTTTTTATTTTCATGAAACTAATGCACAGCTTAAACATTTTCTTGACACAATACAGGCAGTAGTGTACATGTTTATGGCGAAAGCTCATAGTAAAAATGCATAGGTGACTATATGATACCTTTTACTAAACTCCATGGCATTGGCAACGATTATATTTACATAAACGCTATACAACATCCAATAAAAAATCCAAAGAAACTAGCACAAGCCATGAGCAACCGCCATTTTGGGGTTGGCGCTGATGGGCTGATTTTAATTTTGCCTTCTCAAAAGGCTGATTTCAGGATGCGCATGTTCAATGCTGACGGTAGCGAAGCCGAAATGTGTGGAAATGGAATCCGTGCATTTGCAAAATATGTGTACGATCATAAATTGACAAAAAAGACACATATATCCATTGAAACATTAGCCGGCATAAAATATGTACAGTGCACTGTGAAAAAAGGCAAAGTACACACTGTCACAGTGGATATGGGGGAACCAATACTTCTGCGTGATAAAATTCCCATGATTGGCAATCCCGGAACAGTTATAGAGGAAGAAATACATGTTGACGGTGTAAAATTTGCAATCACAGCAGTTTCCATGGGTAACCCGCATGTTGTAATATATGTTGAAGACGTTAAAAATTTTCCTGTGGAAAAATACGGGCCCATGATAGAAAATCATGAGCTTTTTCCCAAACGCACCAACGTTGAATTTGTACAGATAGTCAATGAAAAGGAAGTGATACAGCGAACATGGGAGCGTGGCAGTGGCGAAACACTAGCTTGCGGCACAGGAGCCTCGGCAGTGACGGTAGCGGGAGTTCTCACCAAGAAGACAGCACGAAAATTAAAAGTCCATCTTTCAGGTGGTGACCTTACAATAGAGTGGAAAGAAAAGGACAATCATGTGTATCTGACTGGCCCTGCTGAGGAAGTATTTGAAGGAGTATGGCCGTAAGTAAAAATAATTGAGAGTGCTCTTTACCACAGATTTTTACCGTACACTCCATGTTCAAGGAGCACTACTTTAGTAATTCCCTGAATATTTCGGCTTATTGTCTGTTCTAGTGCTTTATTAAATGCCTTGAATGAATCTGGGATATACGGCACCTGTCCTTCAATTGTTCCAAGCTCACAATCTATTATGCAGGTAGTATCATAAAACCATATATGACGCACAACAATATCAACAGGGGCAATAGCCCGCGTGTTTTCAAATTCTGACCCTTCTGCAACTAATTTCACAAGCCTTCGTACTTTACCCTCATTATCTTTTGGCAATGATACCAGCCGTGTTTCCTTCAGGATTGATTTTGCATCAAGGTCAGCAACAAATATATCAATAGTATCCCGTGTATCAAGCGCAGGCAATGAAGGGTAAATGTCAAAAATGCTTTTATCAGTAAGGATTGAAATTGCAGCATAATCAATAATGCATACAATACTTATAACGAGCAATAGTATGCGGTACCGTTTTTTTGTGTCAACCGGTGGATTTGCTATCAGTGCAATACAATCCTCACAATAGCGTTTACATTTTTCAGTATACGTTCTGTACAAAAGAACTGCTTTTGCCCCAACCTTTTTTAAAACATCTGTAATTTCCTTAAACGAAAATTTATTTTTCATACTAAGTTATCCCGTAACAGTTATATTATACATACACAATGCAACATACCCTCTTTAAGCAGTAAGGTTTTGCGTTTCATAGTAATACTGCACAGTAACTATCGCACACGCTCATTTATTCAATATTGTTGTGTTGTAGGCATCAATAAAGTTCACAATGCCTTCAGTTATTCCATACGCAAGCTTTTTTTGGTAATTTTTATTGGTTAAATAACTTTTTTCCTTTGGATTGGTGATATAGCCAACTTCAACCAAAGCTGACGGCATAAGGCAACCGCGCAATACAAAAAAATCAGCCTTTTTTACACCCTTGGATTTAAATTCAGTAATATTTCTGTCAAGGCCTTTTTGAATTGCGAAAGCAAGCATTGAACTTTCCTTTTGTATCTGTGTGGTAAGCATAAGCGCTTCAATAAAATCAACATCGCTGTATCGCTTTCGCTTCTCAGGGGATTCAAACACAATGACATTATTTTCAAGCACAGCAGTTGTACGCGCCTCCTCATTGGATGGATTCTGTGATAGAAAATACGTTTCAAAACCTGAGATTTTACTTACCACTGCTGCGTTGCAGTGGACGCTAATAAATATTCCATTGACACCTTTTTTAAGTAGCCTGTTTGCAATCTCGGTGCGCTGTCCTAATTCAAGAAATTTATCCGTGGTACGGGTCATCATCACTTCAATGCCAGGCAGCTTTTTTTGAAGTTGCAGTGCAACCTCCCTTGCAATTTGTAGTGTGAGCACTTTTTCTTTGATCCCACCTTTGCCTATGGCTCCAGGATCTTTGCCTCCATGCCCTGCATCTATCACAATAAATCCAATAGCATCTTTAGTTACTGGCATTGGTGTGGTTTCTTTTTGTTTTTCTTCAACTCCCGCCACCTTTTCAATGACAATAGTATTGCCCAGTACTGAAACTACATGACTTTGCATAAGGCTTTGTATCATTGGCAACGCAATATCAAGAGGAATCATAACTTCACCCTGCACACGAGTGACAGGGTAGTCACTGCGCAATAACAAATCACCAGCCAGTGCAACTGACATGCCCACAGTGTAAATGGTAAATCGTGGACCACGCATTAGTTTGCCACGCTGCAATATTACATCAAATGACGATTGCACTGGTAGAAGCGTGCGTATGTCATATTCGGATATATATGCATAACTGGAAATATGCTTTACCGGCAGTGTGATGCTGTTGTCAGAATAACCAGGCACATACAAAAGTATAATAGCACTACCTAAAAGAATAATGACACAGCGCACCATACATTTGGCTATGTGTTGGGGATATTTCATTGGTGAGTTGTACGGTACTATCGCTTACCTGTAAAGTAAATTTTGGAATATATTCGCCAGTTAGCAACTGATGATAGAATAACCAAGAGCAAGACCACCAGCAACGAAATCTGCTGCAAAGTATATCCTGCTATGGTAGTGGAAGGGTTAATAATAAAAATTAATCCGCAGACTCCCATTACAACTACCATACATTTACCAGCAAAGCTTGGCCGTACCTGAATATCATGCTTATAAAAAAGATAAAAACCAACAATAACATGGAAAATATCGCGAATGAGGATAACAATAATCATCCACAAAGGGAATTGCCTGAAAAAATAGAGTGTGGTTGCAATAACGAAAATAACACATTTATCAGCTAGTGGGTCTAAAAATTGTCCCAACCGTGATACCTGATGAAGCATGCGTGCCAGAATGCCATCAATAAAATCAGATATTGCAATTATTATATAGACAGCAAGTGCAAGTTTACCATACCACAGCTCACCGGTTGTTTTTTCATAATACAGCGCACCCGTAACCACAGGTGCCAGAATTACCCGCACCACCGTTATTAAGTTTGACCAAGTTGCCACACGCCCTTCAAATAAATCGGTAATTTTCATTGTTGTAACCAATCATCGCCATGTAGTTGTTAATATAATCAAATCCATGCGTAAGACCGTCAAGTTAAATTCTTACAAAGATTTCCTCTTTAAAAGTTTATTGACGAAATACTATTGATTGCAGATATAACTACATTCATACTATTTTTTGGCGATAGTTACTTAAATATTGACCATTTCCTTAGCAAAAGTTGTACAAAGTTGCTGTGCAAAACTGAATGTATGAAAATATTCTCAAGCAATAGTTATTCTGAGTTCGACTCAGGATCTATTACATATTGCGTCATCACCAATCCCAATTTTTTATTGGGACAGGCTGTCATCCTGAACTCGACTCAGAATCCATTACACATTGTGTCATCCTGAACTCGATTCAGGATCTAAATGAAGAGATCCCGGACCAAGTCTGGGATGACGATGGTGTAGGATTTTTTATCAATTTTGGATAACATTAGACGTACAATTCCATTTGACGCACACGATAACAGACGATAAACTATATTGTCAAAGGAGCAATAATTCATGAAGAAGCACTATCACATATATTTTTTTATGAGTATTATTCTCATTGTAACCCAGTGTAGTAAATCAAACAATGATATTAATATTACTACCAAAACACCAAAAGCCGTTGTGATAAACGACAATACATCAGTGCGTATCGATCCACATATCTTTTCATCAAGAGTAACAACCGTTAATAAAGGCACAATAGTTACAATAATTGATATTTCAAAAGAAAAGCAGTGGGTAGGCGGTCAAATAGATCATTGGTACAAAGTTAAGCTTTCTAATTCAATAAAGGGATGGATATTTGGTTCATCACTGGCATTACAAATAGATGCATCAGATGCTGCCATTGAACGCTACGTTAACAGCCTGTGGAAAAAAGAAGCTGAAATAGTACGAAAAGATATTGCTGGCAAATGGTGGAGTGTCAACAAAAGTGGTGATTTTACCGAACATGCCCTTGAACTGTATCCTGATGGGTCTTACAAATCATACAGGAAAGGCACCAAAGGAATTGAAGGGAGTTACTCACTTAATTTTAGGACAAGTGAAGTAATTTTTTTAGATGGCACAAGTTTTGGGAAAAATCTATATTTCATTAAACGGGGCAATTCATATCAGCTTTCCGATGGATTGCAGGATACAAAACTACAATTTAAAAAAATAGCCGAATATAAAGATTCAATGCCAAATATCGCTCCTGAAACAACCGTACAGGATTCACAGGAAGGTACACTTCAAAATGATAGCACAGAAAATCCGAATCAATAAATACTGCTCATTGTGTGGATTGGGTTCACGTAGAAAAACTGAAGAAATTATAAAAAAAGGATTGATATACATCAATGGTCACCCCATGACCGACTTGTCCTATCAAGTTGATGTTGCCAACGACATTGTTATGTATAAAGGTAGGGTAATAACGCCTGTGCAGCAATATCACTATCTGGTACTCAATAAACCTAAAGGGTATGTTACCACAACAAAGGATGAGCGCAACCGCCCTACAGTATTGCAACTGATTCCCGAGCATTACAAGGCAGAAGGGACATTCCCAGTGGGCAGGCTTGATAAAGACACCCAAGGCTTGCTGCTATTTACCAATGATGGTGAGCTTGCTTATAAACTAACTCATCCACGCTTTAAAGTGCCAAAAACATACCAGGCAACGCTAGACCGCCCATTGCGTGATGACCATAAAATAGCACTAGAACATGGCATTGAACTGTATGGTACATATACACTCCCTGCAACAATTATTCCTGTCAATGATGAATGGACAATAGTTACCATAACAATCACTGAAGGGAAAAAGCGGCAGGTGCGTATGATGTTTGCAATGTTAGGATATGAGGTTTTAGACCTGATACGCATCCAATATGGACCCATTACACTTGGGAATCTGCCAAAAGGCAAATATAGGGTGCTTTCAAAACAAGAAATACAAAAATTAAAATCCGCAATCAATTAATTCCTTAATACACATTTCCTTTTTTGACGATAAAAATATTACTACACGCTATATTATCTTTATCATAGAAGGTCTTGTCATCTATGCAGAACTTTGACTTTTACTCAAATAATAAAAATCCCTATTTAGACTATAATGCCCAGGATTTTGGCGATTATACTTTACCACAGAATTATACAGCACATACCAGGTCTTTTTCGCAGAAAAAAGCACACAGGATGCTTACAATAATTATCGCACTCATAATAATGTCATTTACCGCTGGACTTGTAGTAGGCATTAAATTTGCAGGTGGCCAAAGCAAGGCAATTATTGACCCTCATACTAAAGTAGCATTACACAATGCAGCACAAAAAGCAAAAACCTTAGTGCAGCCTCAACAAAAGCCGCAATTCTCAAAATCTGAATATCCCTATGCAATTAAAATAGGAAATTATTTTACAAAGGATGAGGCCACTGCGCTGGCAGAAAAATTGAGTAAAACAGGACAGCGTATTATTGTTTCTAAAAATAAAGACCAATACACTGTATATGCAGGTCCATATACCTCACTACAAGATGCAAAAAAATCATTGAAATTAATTACTGCACAATTCAAAAATGGCAACTTTAGTAATGTTATTATACTTAAACGCTGATCTGTAATGAATGTAACAATCCGAAAAGCTACCAGCCATGATGCAGAACATATTCTGGCATTGATTTCCCCCTATGTAAAAAAGGGCATTCTTCTGCCAAGGAGCAAAGAGGAAATTGAAAACAGCAGTGATTCTTTTACAGTTGCTATCGCCCAAAAAAAAATTATAGGTGTTATCTCCCATTACAAATATAACAACAAACTTTTTGAAATACGCTCTCTGGCAGTACAAAGCAGGTATCATCACAAAGGCATTGGCAGACAGCTTGTAGAGTATGCAGTTACTGATATTCTACTGCATCATAAAGATGCAAAGATTTTTTGCCTTACCTACTCACCTACTTTTTTTAAAAAAGCAGGATTTATGACAGTTGCTAAAGAAACGCTTCCGGATAAAATATGGAAAGATTGTCAGTATTGTAAGCATAGAGACAATTGTACTGAAACTGCAATGGTGTATGTAACGCGCTCAAGGAGTTGAAAAACTATTAATAATTCCCAGTAAATCGTCTTTATACAGGTCATACCTTTCTTTAGTGGTAAAAATTCTTACACAATAGCCCCTGTTTTCTTTTACAAGCAATAATTCCAATCCTTTAAGTGATAGGCTATCCTGCGTAATAAATGAATACAGAGCCATTGTGTCATTATGTTTTAGCAACTGGCGCTCAAATGAATCAAATGCAATGGTATTCCAGTGCTGTTGCAATACAGCTATTGACTCAATAGTATCAGCAAAACGTTCTGCAACAACCGTCATGATTGCATCATATCCATTGGTTTTAGAAAACCGTATCCCCGCACGCATAACAGTGGAGGAATACTGTAATCCCTCAACTGATTTTGCCGCAATTACTTCTACACTACCCTGCAAGGTAACAATATACGGTACTTTGTCATTAAATACATACATTGTGTTATCTTCCTTGGTTAAATATAACCATGCTTCCCTTGAAATGTCAACAAAACGACTACCATGCTTGCTTTGCATATCGCGTATAAATATTGTCATATCCCTTTTAGCTTTTAATACATGCATAGAAGATTCTTTCAATGCTAAAATTGATTTTGCAATGATGATGGCCTCTTTACGTTTCCCTGCCTTCCATAAGGATTTCACTTTAGAAGTATAGTATTCAAGGCCATCTTTTGATATTGCTCTATATTCAAACTCAACTTCGTCACTGGTATATATCTTTCCGCTTTTATCTATGTAATAGGTATTGCCTTCTTTATCTTTGAGCATTGCCCACTCGGGCATCTGGGCAAACGATACTACATACACAAAAAAAAGAAATACTATGAATAGTATGGTCTTTTTCATTTTTTTATTTTATATTCTTCTCCATTTCTTAAACAACAACCCTTGACGCTATTTCAGTTGCTTTCACAGCATCCTTTGCATCTGGCTCCCAATGGCATCAATACACTATCAGCGTGCCTGCCCTTGTATATACTATAAAAAAATTTTTATTTTCATCAGATAATGTAACTTTATTGCTACTCTCGCCACAACAAACCAAACAACGATGTATATATAGTATAAGCTTATTCCAGATCCCACACCTTAAATATTCAATTAGCCTTTATTGATTTTTAAAATAGCCTGATACACGTGATACCATGCACCTATATAAAATACACCTTTTAAAATATATTTTTTAATTCTTCATTACTTATTTTAACACCTTCTACTGTGATGCTACTGTGATTATATCAACTATATATCGTGAGTCAAGAAACTTTATTGTCATAAGCATCCGGCATTACATTCTCTTCAATGCAATTATCTCTTGACAGTACGGTAATACAAAACTATATTTCTATTGCACTTTATTGTTTACATGCTGTTGAAAATAGTATAAAATGTCTTTAATAAAATTATGACAACTAATTAATGTACTCAATG is part of the Spirochaetota bacterium genome and harbors:
- a CDS encoding N-acetylmuramoyl-L-alanine amidase — encoded protein: MKYPQHIAKCMVRCVIILLGSAIILLYVPGYSDNSITLPVKHISSYAYISEYDIRTLLPVQSSFDVILQRGKLMRGPRFTIYTVGMSVALAGDLLLRSDYPVTRVQGEVMIPLDIALPMIQSLMQSHVVSVLGNTIVIEKVAGVEEKQKETTPMPVTKDAIGFIVIDAGHGGKDPGAIGKGGIKEKVLTLQIAREVALQLQKKLPGIEVMMTRTTDKFLELGQRTEIANRLLKKGVNGIFISVHCNAAVVSKISGFETYFLSQNPSNEEARTTAVLENNVIVFESPEKRKRYSDVDFIEALMLTTQIQKESSMLAFAIQKGLDRNITEFKSKGVKKADFFVLRGCLMPSALVEVGYITNPKEKSYLTNKNYQKKLAYGITEGIVNFIDAYNTTILNK
- a CDS encoding SPOR domain-containing protein; its protein translation is MQNFDFYSNNKNPYLDYNAQDFGDYTLPQNYTAHTRSFSQKKAHRMLTIIIALIIMSFTAGLVVGIKFAGGQSKAIIDPHTKVALHNAAQKAKTLVQPQQKPQFSKSEYPYAIKIGNYFTKDEATALAEKLSKTGQRIIVSKNKDQYTVYAGPYTSLQDAKKSLKLITAQFKNGNFSNVIILKR
- a CDS encoding CDP-alcohol phosphatidyltransferase family protein, translated to MKITDLFEGRVATWSNLITVVRVILAPVVTGALYYEKTTGELWYGKLALAVYIIIAISDFIDGILARMLHQVSRLGQFLDPLADKCVIFVIATTLYFFRQFPLWMIIVILIRDIFHVIVGFYLFYKHDIQVRPSFAGKCMVVVMGVCGLIFIINPSTTIAGYTLQQISLLVVLLLVILSSVANWRIYSKIYFTGKR
- a CDS encoding SH3 domain-containing protein — its product is MKKHYHIYFFMSIILIVTQCSKSNNDINITTKTPKAVVINDNTSVRIDPHIFSSRVTTVNKGTIVTIIDISKEKQWVGGQIDHWYKVKLSNSIKGWIFGSSLALQIDASDAAIERYVNSLWKKEAEIVRKDIAGKWWSVNKSGDFTEHALELYPDGSYKSYRKGTKGIEGSYSLNFRTSEVIFLDGTSFGKNLYFIKRGNSYQLSDGLQDTKLQFKKIAEYKDSMPNIAPETTVQDSQEGTLQNDSTENPNQ
- a CDS encoding GNAT family N-acetyltransferase, which gives rise to MNVTIRKATSHDAEHILALISPYVKKGILLPRSKEEIENSSDSFTVAIAQKKIIGVISHYKYNNKLFEIRSLAVQSRYHHKGIGRQLVEYAVTDILLHHKDAKIFCLTYSPTFFKKAGFMTVAKETLPDKIWKDCQYCKHRDNCTETAMVYVTRSRS
- a CDS encoding rRNA pseudouridine synthase; this encodes MIAQKIRINKYCSLCGLGSRRKTEEIIKKGLIYINGHPMTDLSYQVDVANDIVMYKGRVITPVQQYHYLVLNKPKGYVTTTKDERNRPTVLQLIPEHYKAEGTFPVGRLDKDTQGLLLFTNDGELAYKLTHPRFKVPKTYQATLDRPLRDDHKIALEHGIELYGTYTLPATIIPVNDEWTIVTITITEGKKRQVRMMFAMLGYEVLDLIRIQYGPITLGNLPKGKYRVLSKQEIQKLKSAIN